Proteins encoded by one window of Mycolicibacterium sp. ND9-15:
- a CDS encoding DUF3027 domain-containing protein, which translates to MDSVTESAERPDLEAVLLGAVDDARAAIVEFSGEDTVGEYLGASFEDPTAATHRFLADMPGYRGWQWAVVVAAWPGADHATISEVVLVPGPTALLAPKWVPWQDRVRPGDLGPGDLLAPRADDPRLVPGYMASGDPQIDEVAAEVGLGRRQVLSPWGRMDAAQRWHDGEHGPDSAMARSTRRVCRDCGFYVPLAGSLGTTFGVCANEFSADGHVVDSEYGCGAHSDTPQAAGGGSPLHDPYDDGVLDLTEPSD; encoded by the coding sequence ATGGACAGCGTGACCGAATCCGCCGAGCGCCCGGACCTGGAGGCCGTACTCCTGGGCGCCGTCGATGACGCGCGCGCGGCGATCGTCGAGTTCAGCGGCGAGGACACCGTCGGGGAGTACCTCGGCGCGAGCTTCGAGGACCCCACCGCGGCCACGCACCGGTTCCTCGCCGACATGCCGGGCTACCGCGGCTGGCAGTGGGCTGTCGTCGTCGCGGCGTGGCCGGGCGCCGACCACGCCACCATCAGCGAGGTCGTGCTGGTGCCGGGACCGACGGCGTTGCTGGCGCCGAAGTGGGTGCCGTGGCAGGACCGCGTCCGCCCCGGCGATCTGGGCCCGGGAGATCTGCTCGCCCCGCGCGCCGACGACCCCCGCCTCGTGCCCGGCTATATGGCTAGCGGCGACCCACAGATCGACGAGGTCGCCGCCGAAGTGGGCCTGGGGCGGCGCCAGGTGCTCAGCCCGTGGGGCCGCATGGACGCCGCGCAACGCTGGCACGACGGCGAGCATGGCCCCGACTCGGCGATGGCGCGCTCGACGCGGCGCGTCTGCCGGGACTGTGGTTTCTACGTGCCGCTCGCCGGATCGCTGGGCACGACGTTCGGTGTGTGCGCGAACGAGTTCTCCGCGGACGGTCACGTTGTCGACTCCGAATACGGTTGCGGCGCACACTCGGACACGCCGCAGGCCGCGGGCGGCGGCTCTCCGCTTCATGACCCGTACGACGACGGCGTGCTGGATCTGACCGAGCCGTCCGACTAG
- a CDS encoding SRPBCC family protein, whose amino-acid sequence MGAPLLQAETTINAPVAKVWELISDLKNMPRWSPQCRLMKTFGPLRPGAKTFNLNRRGYLFWPTRSQITELIPQKKLAFRVNDNGTVWSYELEPTESGTRLVETRHAENGVKPVSNMLVNAFMGGVPNFERELVEGMNESLARIKAAAES is encoded by the coding sequence ATGGGAGCGCCGCTGTTGCAGGCCGAAACCACGATCAACGCCCCGGTGGCGAAGGTGTGGGAGCTGATCTCGGACCTCAAGAACATGCCGCGATGGAGTCCGCAGTGCCGGCTGATGAAGACGTTCGGCCCGCTTCGTCCCGGGGCGAAGACGTTCAACCTCAATCGGCGGGGCTACCTGTTCTGGCCCACCAGGAGCCAGATCACCGAACTGATTCCGCAGAAGAAGCTGGCGTTCCGGGTGAACGACAACGGCACGGTGTGGAGCTACGAGCTCGAGCCCACCGAGTCCGGCACCCGGCTGGTGGAGACCCGGCACGCGGAGAACGGCGTGAAGCCGGTCTCCAATATGTTGGTCAACGCGTTCATGGGTGGGGTGCCGAACTTCGAGCGTGAGCTCGTCGAGGGCATGAACGAGTCGCTCGCGCGGATCAAGGCCGCGGCCGAAAGCTAG
- a CDS encoding DUF2530 domain-containing protein codes for MTPHPPPLPDILLKPWPVVVAIAAGWVVAAILAFTVTGLHEWRPYTVAGLGVGALGTAIWLWQRRAVRQGSRGAQSGLT; via the coding sequence ATGACCCCGCATCCGCCCCCGCTGCCCGACATCCTGCTCAAGCCGTGGCCGGTCGTCGTCGCGATCGCGGCCGGGTGGGTCGTCGCTGCAATCCTGGCGTTCACGGTGACCGGTCTACACGAGTGGCGGCCGTACACGGTGGCCGGGCTCGGCGTCGGCGCCCTTGGCACGGCGATCTGGTTGTGGCAGCGTCGCGCCGTGCGCCAAGGCTCGCGCGGGGCGCAGAGCGGACTGACCTGA
- a CDS encoding TrmH family RNA methyltransferase has product MSENVIDVADPSDPRLADFRDLNSVDRRPDLPTGKGLVIAEGVLVVQRMLASRFVPRAVMGTDRRLQELAADLAGVSAPYYRVQSDVMAEVVGFHLNRGVLASASRPRELAIGEVLDGARTVAVLEGVNDHENLGSIFRNAAGLGVDAVVFGTGCADPLYRRAVRVSMGHALLVPYAWAQTWPADLEQLRNNGFRLLAMTPAATARTLADAMSSIGDDKVAMLVGAEGPGLTERTMRAADLRVRIPMSRGTDSLNVATAAALAFYERVRLAK; this is encoded by the coding sequence ATGAGTGAGAACGTCATCGACGTCGCCGATCCGTCCGACCCACGGCTGGCCGACTTCCGCGACCTGAACAGCGTCGATCGCAGGCCCGACCTGCCCACCGGCAAGGGCCTGGTGATCGCCGAGGGCGTGCTGGTGGTGCAGCGCATGCTCGCGTCGCGGTTCGTCCCCCGCGCGGTGATGGGCACCGACCGCCGCCTACAGGAGCTCGCGGCCGACCTGGCGGGCGTCTCGGCCCCGTACTACCGCGTGCAATCCGACGTGATGGCCGAGGTGGTGGGTTTTCACCTCAACCGCGGTGTGCTGGCGTCGGCGTCGCGCCCGCGTGAGTTGGCGATCGGCGAGGTACTCGACGGCGCCCGCACCGTCGCCGTCCTCGAAGGCGTCAACGACCACGAGAACCTCGGCTCGATCTTCCGCAACGCGGCCGGCCTCGGTGTCGACGCGGTCGTGTTCGGCACCGGCTGCGCCGATCCGCTGTATCGACGCGCCGTGCGGGTGTCGATGGGCCATGCGCTGCTCGTGCCGTACGCGTGGGCGCAGACTTGGCCGGCTGATCTGGAGCAGTTGCGCAACAATGGTTTTCGTCTGCTGGCGATGACGCCTGCGGCGACGGCGCGCACCCTCGCCGACGCCATGTCCAGTATCGGCGACGACAAGGTGGCGATGCTGGTCGGCGCCGAGGGGCCGGGGCTGACCGAGCGGACGATGCGGGCGGCGGACCTGCGGGTGCGGATCCCGATGTCGCGCGGCACCGATTCGCTCAACGTCGCGACCGCTGCCGCCTTGGCGTTCTACGAGCGGGTTAGATTGGCGAAATGA
- a CDS encoding DUF2537 domain-containing protein: MTDDSTPWAMGLTVAGFVAAVIAAAIVVLSLGLTRLHPLLAIGLNLVAVGGLAPTVWGWRNRPVWRWFVLGSGVGVAAAWLVVLAVALR, encoded by the coding sequence ATGACCGACGACTCGACGCCGTGGGCGATGGGGTTGACGGTGGCTGGCTTCGTCGCCGCGGTCATCGCGGCCGCGATCGTGGTGCTCAGTCTCGGGCTGACGCGGTTGCACCCGCTGCTGGCGATCGGGCTGAACCTGGTCGCCGTCGGGGGCCTGGCGCCGACGGTCTGGGGCTGGCGCAACCGGCCGGTGTGGCGGTGGTTCGTACTGGGTTCCGGCGTCGGGGTGGCCGCCGCGTGGCTGGTCGTGCTCGCCGTCGCGCTCCGCTGA
- the sepH gene encoding septation protein SepH: MRELKVVGLDVDGKRIICEADGSGEKFILRPDDRLRAAVRGDHVGSSQPRDDVEVQIMLRPKEIQSRIRAGASVEQVAHASGVDVARVERFAHPVLLERSRAAELATAAHPVLPDGPSVLTLLETVTTALIARGLDPDAPTWDAWRNEDGRWTVQLAWQAGLSDNVAHFRFTPGAHGGTVTAFDDAASELIDPNFTRPLRPVAALPQPRLEVEEPMLPIEPPVQVSVPEPTTEAAPEPVATPQPKARKGKPHPAVPAWEDVLLGVRSSGQR, translated from the coding sequence ATGCGGGAACTCAAAGTCGTCGGACTCGACGTTGACGGCAAACGAATCATCTGCGAGGCCGACGGCTCCGGCGAGAAGTTCATCCTGCGGCCCGACGACCGGTTGCGTGCCGCCGTCCGTGGTGACCACGTGGGCTCGAGCCAGCCGCGAGACGATGTCGAGGTACAAATCATGCTGCGCCCCAAGGAGATTCAGTCCCGGATCAGGGCTGGTGCGTCCGTCGAGCAGGTCGCCCACGCGTCGGGAGTCGACGTGGCCCGAGTCGAGCGGTTCGCCCATCCGGTGCTGCTCGAGCGCTCCCGGGCCGCCGAGCTGGCAACCGCCGCGCATCCGGTGCTCCCCGACGGTCCCTCGGTGCTGACCCTGCTGGAGACGGTCACGACGGCGCTGATCGCCCGCGGCCTTGACCCGGACGCCCCGACTTGGGACGCGTGGCGCAACGAGGACGGGCGCTGGACGGTGCAGCTGGCGTGGCAGGCCGGGTTGTCCGACAACGTCGCGCATTTCCGGTTCACGCCCGGCGCCCACGGCGGAACGGTGACGGCGTTCGACGACGCGGCATCCGAGTTGATCGATCCGAATTTCACGCGTCCGCTGCGTCCGGTGGCAGCGCTGCCCCAACCCAGACTCGAAGTCGAGGAGCCGATGCTGCCGATCGAGCCGCCGGTGCAGGTGAGCGTGCCCGAACCGACGACCGAGGCGGCGCCTGAACCGGTCGCAACGCCGCAGCCGAAAGCCCGCAAGGGCAAGCCCCATCCGGCGGTGCCGGCGTGGGAGGACGTCCTGCTGGGGGTGCGCTCCAGCGGCCAGCGCTGA
- the serC gene encoding phosphoserine transaminase → MAPPDALRPSGSSPLTIPADLKPRDGRFGCGPSKVRPEQLAALAAAGDLFGTSHRQAPVKNLVFRVRDGLRQLFSVPDGYEVILGNGGATAFWDAAAFGLIDKRSLHLTYGEFSAKFASAVAKNPFVGDPVVVKADPGTAPAPQADPSVDLIGWAHNETSTGVAVPVRRPDGSGDALLAIDATSGAGGLPVDITEADAYYFAPQKNFASDGGLWVAILSPAALARVEAIADAGRWVPEFLSLPIAIENSLKNQTYNTPAIGTLILFAEQLDWLLGNGGLDWAVKRTADSSQRLYGWADAAEFATPFVTDLQLRSQVVGTVDFNDDIDASAVAATLRANGIVDTEPYRKLGRNQLRVGMFPAVDPEDVSALTACIDWVVERL, encoded by the coding sequence ATGGCCCCGCCAGATGCTCTTCGCCCGAGCGGCTCATCGCCCCTGACAATCCCTGCCGACCTCAAACCGCGCGACGGCCGCTTCGGCTGCGGGCCCTCGAAGGTCCGGCCGGAACAGCTGGCAGCGTTAGCCGCCGCAGGTGACCTGTTCGGCACGTCGCATCGCCAGGCGCCGGTCAAAAACCTGGTCTTCAGGGTCCGCGACGGATTGCGGCAACTGTTCTCGGTGCCCGACGGCTACGAAGTGATCCTCGGCAACGGCGGCGCCACCGCGTTCTGGGATGCCGCGGCGTTCGGGCTGATCGACAAGCGTTCGCTGCACCTGACCTACGGCGAGTTCAGCGCGAAGTTCGCCTCGGCGGTGGCCAAGAACCCGTTCGTCGGCGACCCAGTCGTCGTCAAGGCCGACCCCGGCACCGCGCCGGCACCGCAGGCCGACCCGTCGGTCGACCTCATCGGCTGGGCGCACAACGAGACCTCGACGGGCGTCGCGGTGCCCGTACGACGCCCGGACGGGTCGGGGGATGCGCTGCTCGCGATCGACGCCACGTCCGGGGCGGGCGGCCTGCCCGTCGATATCACCGAAGCCGACGCCTACTACTTCGCGCCGCAGAAGAACTTCGCCAGCGACGGCGGCCTGTGGGTGGCCATCCTGTCGCCGGCTGCGCTCGCCCGGGTCGAGGCGATCGCCGATGCCGGTCGCTGGGTGCCGGAGTTCCTCTCGCTGCCGATCGCGATCGAGAACAGCCTGAAGAACCAGACCTACAACACGCCCGCGATCGGGACCCTGATCCTGTTCGCCGAGCAACTGGACTGGTTACTGGGCAACGGCGGCCTGGACTGGGCGGTCAAGCGCACCGCGGACTCCTCGCAGCGGCTCTACGGGTGGGCCGACGCGGCCGAGTTCGCGACGCCGTTCGTCACCGACCTCCAGTTGCGCTCGCAAGTGGTCGGCACCGTCGACTTCAACGACGACATAGATGCCAGCGCCGTCGCGGCCACTTTGCGGGCCAACGGCATCGTCGACACCGAGCCGTATCGCAAACTCGGCCGCAACCAGCTACGGGTCGGGATGTTCCCGGCGGTCGACCCCGAGGACGTCAGCGCGCTCACCGCGTGCATCGACTGGGTGGTGGAGCGGCTTTAG
- a CDS encoding CAP domain-containing protein, which produces MISQSRAKLVPVFAAAVAVSTSMFAVSAHADGADNGALLNEINAARAANGCGPVAANPQLSAAAARQANDMLANNVRSHTGSDGSSVGQRITAAGYTQYANVGEIIFWSTGVGAVPAAAVNWWMNSPGHRAIITDCGMTEAGVAVVRNGARAAAVGEFGRK; this is translated from the coding sequence GTGATCAGTCAGAGCAGAGCGAAGCTCGTTCCGGTCTTCGCCGCGGCGGTGGCGGTGTCCACCTCGATGTTCGCGGTTTCGGCCCACGCCGACGGCGCCGACAACGGCGCGTTGCTGAACGAGATCAACGCCGCGCGCGCGGCCAACGGTTGCGGCCCCGTCGCGGCCAATCCGCAACTGAGCGCGGCCGCCGCCCGGCAGGCCAACGACATGCTGGCCAACAATGTGCGGAGCCACACCGGCTCGGACGGGTCTTCCGTCGGCCAGCGCATCACCGCCGCCGGCTACACGCAATACGCCAACGTCGGCGAGATCATCTTCTGGAGCACCGGGGTGGGCGCGGTCCCGGCCGCGGCGGTCAACTGGTGGATGAACAGCCCGGGACACCGCGCGATCATCACCGACTGCGGGATGACCGAAGCCGGGGTCGCTGTAGTGCGCAATGGCGCCAGGGCCGCCGCCGTAGGAGAGTTCGGCAGGAAGTAG
- a CDS encoding AurF N-oxygenase family protein, translated as MARTRVVRRWRRNMEVGDDAQYVDTLTTLSEGSVRRNFNPYTDIDWNSPEFAVTDNDARWVLPATDPLGGHPWYQAQPLQRQIEIGMWRQANVAKVGLQFEIILIRGLTNYAFWVPNGSPEYRYCLHESVEECNHTMMFQEMINRIGADVPGMPRMLRWLSPFIPLVAGPLPIPFFFGVLAGEEPIDHTQKNVLREGKDLHPIMERVMAIHVAEEARHISFAHEYLRKRVPNLSRRQRFWLSLNVPIIMRVLCQAIIVPPKAFWREFDIPRSVRKELFFRAPKSRQFLRDMFGDVRMLCDETGLMNRPAKLMWRLCKIDGKPSRYRSEPARQHVVAAA; from the coding sequence ATGGCCCGGACTCGAGTGGTCAGGCGTTGGCGTCGCAACATGGAGGTCGGCGACGACGCCCAGTACGTCGACACGCTCACGACGCTGTCCGAGGGTTCGGTGCGGCGCAACTTCAACCCGTATACCGACATCGACTGGAACTCCCCGGAGTTCGCCGTCACCGACAACGACGCCCGCTGGGTGCTGCCGGCCACCGACCCGCTCGGTGGACATCCCTGGTATCAGGCACAACCGCTGCAGCGGCAGATCGAGATCGGGATGTGGCGCCAAGCCAACGTCGCCAAGGTCGGGCTGCAGTTCGAGATCATCCTCATCCGCGGCCTGACCAACTACGCGTTCTGGGTGCCCAACGGCTCACCCGAGTACCGCTACTGCCTGCACGAGTCGGTCGAAGAGTGCAACCACACCATGATGTTCCAGGAGATGATCAACCGCATCGGCGCCGACGTGCCGGGCATGCCGCGGATGTTGCGCTGGCTCTCGCCGTTCATACCGCTGGTCGCCGGTCCGCTGCCGATCCCGTTCTTCTTCGGTGTGCTCGCGGGCGAGGAGCCCATCGACCACACCCAGAAGAACGTGCTGCGCGAAGGCAAGGACCTGCATCCGATCATGGAGCGGGTGATGGCGATCCACGTGGCCGAGGAGGCCCGCCACATTTCGTTCGCCCACGAGTATCTGCGCAAGCGGGTGCCGAATCTGAGCCGTCGTCAGCGGTTCTGGTTGTCGCTGAACGTGCCGATCATCATGCGGGTGCTGTGCCAGGCGATCATCGTGCCGCCCAAGGCGTTCTGGCGGGAGTTCGACATCCCGCGGTCCGTGCGCAAGGAGTTGTTCTTCCGCGCACCGAAGTCCCGCCAGTTCCTGCGCGACATGTTCGGTGACGTCCGGATGCTGTGCGACGAGACCGGTCTGATGAACCGGCCCGCCAAGCTCATGTGGCGGCTGTGCAAGATCGACGGTAAGCCGAGCCGCTACCGCAGCGAACCGGCCCGCCAGCACGTGGTCGCTGCCGCGTAG
- a CDS encoding FAD-dependent oxidoreductase, which yields MPHVITQSCCSDGSCVYACPVNCIHPTPDEPGFATAEMLYIDPVACVDCGACVSACPVGAIAHDSKLEPAQLPFVALNAAFYPEPDGKLPPTSKLAPVIEAPVVYPRSGGPLRVAIVGSGPAAMYAADELLTQKGVRVNVFERLPAPYGLVRAGVAPDHQSTKRVTKLFDRVAAQPGFTFYLNVEVGSDVTHEELLEHHHAVLYAVGAANDRRLDIEGMDLPGTGTATEMVAWYNAHPDGHPDFTLLPMDLSHERVVIVGNGNVALDVARILTTPPDDLARTDIADHALAVLRDSKVSEVVIAARRDPANSAFTLPEVIGLTSTCEVVLSPADHELVGRDLAAAQDPLTHNKLEILSKLGVVSEKQGPHIRLAYRLTPKRVVGIDCAGAIEFTVTGTDEVRRLDAGLVLTSIGYRGKPIRGLPFDETAAVVPNDGGRVVDPQSGAAVPGSYVAGWIKRGPTGFIGTNKSCAAQTVHNLVADYNDGKLRAPVHKLAALDNFVRSRRADVVDSAGWQAIDAAEVARGGDERPRVKFTTVADMLAAAADAPAPSLGRRLLAGLRR from the coding sequence GTGCCGCATGTGATAACCCAGTCGTGTTGCAGCGACGGGTCCTGTGTTTATGCGTGCCCGGTGAACTGCATCCACCCGACACCCGACGAGCCGGGGTTCGCCACCGCCGAGATGCTCTACATAGATCCGGTGGCGTGTGTCGACTGCGGGGCCTGTGTGTCGGCGTGCCCGGTCGGGGCGATTGCGCACGACTCGAAACTGGAGCCGGCACAACTTCCGTTCGTCGCGCTGAACGCCGCGTTCTACCCCGAACCGGATGGGAAGCTGCCTCCGACGTCGAAGCTGGCGCCGGTCATCGAGGCGCCGGTGGTGTATCCGCGCTCCGGCGGACCGCTGCGGGTCGCGATCGTCGGTTCCGGCCCGGCGGCGATGTATGCCGCCGACGAGTTGCTCACCCAGAAGGGTGTGCGGGTCAACGTTTTCGAACGGCTGCCCGCGCCATACGGTTTGGTGCGCGCCGGCGTCGCCCCCGATCACCAGAGCACCAAACGGGTGACCAAGCTGTTCGACCGGGTGGCAGCGCAGCCTGGGTTCACGTTCTATCTCAACGTCGAGGTGGGGTCGGACGTGACCCATGAGGAATTGCTCGAGCACCACCACGCCGTCCTCTACGCGGTCGGTGCGGCCAACGACCGCCGCCTCGACATCGAGGGCATGGACCTGCCCGGCACCGGCACCGCCACCGAGATGGTGGCCTGGTACAACGCCCACCCCGATGGCCACCCTGACTTCACCTTGCTGCCAATGGATCTGAGCCACGAGCGGGTAGTCATCGTCGGCAACGGCAACGTCGCCCTCGATGTCGCGCGAATCCTCACCACACCGCCGGACGACTTGGCGCGCACCGATATCGCGGATCACGCACTCGCCGTCCTGCGCGACTCCAAGGTGTCCGAGGTGGTGATCGCGGCTCGTCGCGACCCCGCAAATTCGGCATTCACGCTGCCGGAGGTGATCGGGCTGACGTCGACGTGCGAGGTGGTGCTATCGCCCGCCGACCATGAGTTGGTGGGCCGCGACCTGGCTGCCGCGCAGGATCCCTTGACGCATAACAAGCTGGAGATCCTCAGCAAGCTCGGCGTCGTGTCGGAAAAGCAGGGGCCGCATATCCGACTGGCCTATCGGCTGACACCGAAGCGGGTGGTGGGCATCGACTGCGCCGGTGCGATCGAGTTCACCGTCACCGGCACCGACGAAGTGCGCCGGCTGGACGCCGGGCTGGTGTTGACGTCGATCGGATACCGCGGCAAGCCGATTCGCGGACTTCCGTTCGACGAGACGGCGGCGGTCGTGCCCAACGATGGCGGACGCGTCGTCGACCCTCAGTCGGGCGCGGCCGTACCCGGCAGTTACGTCGCGGGGTGGATCAAGCGCGGACCGACCGGGTTCATCGGCACCAACAAGTCGTGCGCCGCGCAGACAGTGCACAACCTCGTCGCCGACTACAACGACGGCAAGCTGCGCGCCCCGGTTCACAAGCTCGCCGCGCTCGACAACTTCGTGCGTAGCAGGCGAGCCGACGTCGTCGACTCCGCGGGGTGGCAGGCGATCGACGCCGCCGAGGTCGCCCGCGGCGGCGACGAGCGGCCACGCGTCAAGTTCACTACCGTCGCCGACATGCTGGCCGCCGCGGCGGACGCTCCCGCGCCGTCGCTCGGTCGGCGCCTACTGGCCGGGCTGCGGCGCTAG
- a CDS encoding citrate synthase 2, whose amino-acid sequence MSAVPEDFVPGLEGVVAFTSEIAEPDKDGGALRYRGVDIEDLVDRRVTFGDVWALLVDGRFGNGLAPAEPFPLPIHSGDVRVDVQAGLAMLAPIWGYPPVLDIDDATARDQLARASVMALSYVAQSARGIYQPAVPQRAIDECSTVTERFMTRWQGDPDPRHIEAIDAYWVSAAEHGMNASTFTARVIASTGADVAAALSGAIGAMSGPLHGGAPARVIPMIEEAEKTGDARAVVTGILDRNEKLMGFGHRVYRAEDPRARVLRATAKRLEAPRYEVAAALEQAALAELRERRPDRAIETNVEFWAAVVLDFAQVPTKMMPAMFTCGRTAGWCAHILEQKRLGKLVRPSAIYVGPGPRSPESVEGWDQVVRS is encoded by the coding sequence ATGAGTGCGGTGCCTGAAGATTTCGTACCCGGCCTCGAAGGCGTCGTCGCCTTCACCTCCGAGATCGCCGAACCCGACAAGGACGGCGGTGCGCTGCGGTACCGCGGCGTCGACATCGAGGATCTCGTCGACCGGCGGGTGACCTTCGGCGATGTCTGGGCGCTGCTGGTCGACGGCAGGTTCGGCAACGGTCTGGCGCCTGCCGAACCCTTCCCGCTGCCCATCCACAGCGGCGACGTGCGCGTCGACGTGCAGGCCGGCCTGGCGATGCTCGCCCCGATCTGGGGTTATCCCCCGGTGCTCGACATCGACGATGCGACCGCCCGTGACCAGCTGGCCCGGGCGTCGGTGATGGCGCTGTCCTATGTCGCACAATCCGCCCGCGGAATCTACCAACCGGCCGTCCCCCAGCGGGCCATCGACGAATGTTCAACTGTCACAGAGCGATTCATGACCCGCTGGCAGGGTGATCCGGATCCCAGGCACATCGAGGCCATCGACGCGTACTGGGTCAGCGCCGCCGAGCACGGCATGAACGCGTCGACGTTCACCGCCCGCGTGATCGCGTCGACCGGCGCCGACGTCGCCGCTGCGCTGTCCGGTGCGATCGGCGCGATGAGCGGGCCGTTGCACGGCGGCGCCCCGGCGCGAGTGATCCCGATGATCGAAGAGGCCGAGAAAACCGGCGACGCCCGCGCCGTCGTGACGGGCATCCTCGACCGCAACGAGAAGCTGATGGGCTTCGGGCACCGGGTGTACCGCGCCGAGGACCCCCGCGCCCGGGTGCTGCGCGCGACGGCCAAGCGGCTGGAGGCGCCGCGCTACGAGGTGGCCGCCGCGCTCGAGCAGGCCGCGCTGGCGGAGTTGCGCGAACGGCGACCGGACCGCGCCATCGAGACCAACGTCGAGTTCTGGGCGGCGGTGGTCCTGGACTTCGCGCAGGTGCCGACCAAGATGATGCCCGCGATGTTCACCTGCGGCCGCACCGCCGGCTGGTGCGCGCACATCCTCGAGCAGAAGCGACTCGGCAAGCTGGTGCGCCCGTCGGCGATCTACGTCGGGCCGGGCCCGCGCAGCCCCGAGTCGGTCGAGGGGTGGGACCAAGTCGTCCGGTCGTGA